AACAACAAAATCCCTGTCCTCTCCATTATAGAAATATCGAGGATCATCCTTTTGGTCCGAACATGCCCCTGGTGGGAAACTATTTATGGCCCTCAATGGCACGAACCCAAGCCTGTCACGAACCCAAGGGAGGGTTGAATACATCACTTCCAGACAGTCCTGTTCCTTATGTTCCCATTCCATATGCTTTTGGTCATACCAAGCAGGGTCCCACCACATGTCAAGAAGCATCTCGCTCCACTCGGATTTCctaataaagaaagatcCGAGGTTAAAACCTCCGCAATCCTCCGCGAGCACCAGATCAACGGGTGAAATGGATGTTTCTTCGTATGGAATTTCAGTTTCGATTTTCAATGGGTTGAAATGGTCAACCGTTCTGTATGTCTTATTCTCAACACGATCCAAAAGATATTCATACAAATCCACATCCGGTTCCATGATAAATGTGTACAAATCAAGCCACCAAAACCACTCAGCATCCGGATACTGCCTCATTGTTTGTTTTAGAATATCTGCCTTTTCCCATCCTTCTCTCCACTCGTGACTGTACCGTCGCTTAAGTGAAACATCCTTGATTGTAAGCGTATATCCATGCTTTTCCgcatattcttttttgttggcGATCGACGATCTTTCCACAGACCATTCCTGCGGCGTTTTCCACCTCTGAACACCACCCCCTTCGTTTGCCGCTAATATAATCACAATCTTTGGATCCTTTGTTGCAAAAACCTTCGTTAGGGCAATAAAGAATGCTACCGTCGAAAAGAAACTTAAAATCATGATAATTTTACGGACATTGTGCCCTCTCTGTGAGAAAGTTCTTTTTATCATATCGGTGAGCTGAAgctttttccctttcttCGGCTTCAACCCACCATAACCTGCTTCAAGGCTCAGATCATCCGTCATTTCAACTTAAGATTGTATTCGtgggaaacaaaaaatatcttAACTATTAAACTTTAACGTAATTATCGATGTATGGAGATATACTTTTTCCGAAGCCTGTTGACATATCAGACAGAAATATCGCTTTTcgttgttttctttctttttcttaaaaatccggatctttttttattattcttatttcctactaaaaatgaaaattagAAAATCCAAAATTCAAAGCTGGAAAAGagcatcaaaaaaaaattgtataGTTTCGTCCTACGCTTGTGTctagctttctttttgtttctaaTTTAACTGCCGTTACTCAAGCCAATATATACAATTTATTATACGTATTAGCATTCGGAAGGCCTGTTTCTCCAAAGTATCGCTTTCCCCTTCAATTGtgatcttttctttttgaatctTGCATGCATCGTAAATTTTAATGTTAATGTACATTAACAATTAACAGGATCTGTTCGAGTATCAAAGTGAGTTAGCCCCTAGTTCATTACATTCAAAAGTTATACTTCTTTCTGAACTCTTCCACCCTCATTCCAGGTTTGACTTCATCAAGAAGATCACGCCTGTTCATTGCTAAAAAAGCCCGCTTCAAGGTCTCCATTAAACTTGTGGGTTGAACATCGTCATTAAGATAGGAGCCGTTTCCATCCGGACCCTCCACTTCATGAAGACTAAGGCCGGTCAACAAGTGATCAACAGCATCTTTGTACATACCCATATTAATAAAGGAAACTCCTAAATTGTAACGTGCACGGACAAAGTTTGGATTTAACTGAAGTGCACGGGTGTAAGCCTCTATGGCCTGTTCTGGGCGATTGGAGTTCGCAAGTGATGCCCCAAGTCTATTCCAGCTCAGAGCATTGTTAGGATCACACTTAATCGCCGCCCTGAAGCAATCAAGAGTCTTGTCATACTCCTCAAGcgaataaaaaagcacacCTAATCCCGTCTGAACATCCGCATCTATGTTTGCACCTTGTGGCGAGATCTGGGCAGCTTTAAGAAAGAGCTTGGTGATCCGTTTGTTAAGAGTGTATCTGTCGTCCGAATTGATGTCTTTATCATTAATGCGTGCCTGGCTGACAACAGTTGgatattttgtttcaatCCACCTCTCCAATGTAGCATACGCAGCATTATCGTATCCTTCATTGACATAAGAAATTGCCAGCGTCATTAGAGCCTGTAGATTCTGCGGTGAAAGTTCCAAGCACTTCTCCAAAGCAGCAATTCCAGCCTGctccttttcattttgtgTCTGAACTTGCCCTAATTTCAACCACGCATCTGTGTGCATTGAATTTTGCTGCACTGCAGCCTCAAAAGCTAGTGCAGCTTCACTCAATCGAGCACCACCTTCAAGAAGCTTGCATCCAATTTCGTACGCCCCTTCTTGATTCAAATATCTATTCTTCTGGGCAAACTGGTACTCTCCATAGTTCTCCCTTCCACTGGCATATCTTTCGAAGTCTGCCTGCCATGCCGCTGCTGCCTCATCTTCTTGGTTCTGGTTTGCGCCTATTTCCTCCTTCTGTGCCTCTTCCGCTTTTTCTGCCAAGGTCTCCTCTTCCAGATTCTTGTCACCCTCTGCTATCTTCTCAGTATTTACTTCACTCTCCACTTCCTTAAATGATTCTTCCCAGTTCTGCATACTCTGCTGGTTCTGTTTCAACTCTGTCTTTTCTGTATTCTCCGCCAGAGAAGTGCCTTGGTGCAATGTATTGGCACTAAATGGCATCATTCCCTGATATG
This region of Brettanomyces bruxellensis chromosome 4, complete sequence genomic DNA includes:
- a CDS encoding uncharacterized protein (CAZy:GT34) — protein: MTDDLSLEAGYGGLKPKKGKKLQLTDMIKRTFSQRGHNVRKIIMILSFFSTVAFFIALTKVFATKDPKIVIILAANEGGGVQRWKTPQEWSVERSSIANKKEYAEKHGYTLTIKDVSLKRRYSHEWREGWEKADILKQTMRQYPDAEWFWWLDLYTFIMEPDVDLYEYLLDRVENKTYRTVDHFNPLKIETEIPYEETSISPVDLVLAEDCGGFNLGSFFIRKSEWSEMLLDMWWDPAWYDQKHMEWEHKEQDCLEVMYSTLPWVRDRLGFVPLRAINSFPPGACSDQKDDPRYFYNGEDRDFVVNMAGCNYGGRSCWDEYEHYRKLQRSHNVAPWWKLW